In Kitasatospora viridis, one DNA window encodes the following:
- a CDS encoding transglycosylase family protein has product MTFRNENTATTAAATETPKKRNRVRMAVMGGVIAALPVAGLVTATTASAASTSTWNAVAQCESTGNWSINSGNGFYGGLQFTSSTWAAYGGTQYAPQANQATPAQQIAVAEKVLADQGPGAWPVCSVQAGLTAGGAPAQVDTSSSTTASNTSSTSNTSSSNNSTTNTPAPAAQQQTAPVQQQAQPAAPVQQAAPKAAPQTQGTAKQEHRKAKQAPTTGGYTVKSGDTLSAIAAANGTTVQSLYAKNASVIGGNPDLIMPGQVLSI; this is encoded by the coding sequence TTGACTTTCCGTAACGAGAACACCGCCACCACCGCCGCCGCCACCGAGACCCCGAAGAAGCGCAACCGGGTCCGCATGGCGGTCATGGGTGGCGTCATCGCCGCCCTGCCGGTGGCGGGCCTCGTGACGGCCACCACGGCCTCCGCCGCCTCCACCTCCACGTGGAACGCCGTCGCCCAGTGCGAGAGCACCGGCAACTGGAGCATCAACTCCGGCAACGGTTTCTACGGCGGCCTGCAGTTCACCTCGTCCACCTGGGCCGCCTACGGCGGCACCCAGTACGCGCCGCAGGCCAACCAGGCCACCCCGGCGCAGCAGATCGCGGTCGCCGAGAAGGTCCTGGCCGACCAGGGCCCGGGTGCCTGGCCGGTGTGCTCGGTGCAGGCCGGGCTGACCGCGGGCGGCGCCCCGGCGCAGGTGGACACCTCCTCCAGCACCACCGCGAGCAACACCAGCTCCACCAGCAACACCAGCTCCAGCAACAACAGCACCACCAACACCCCGGCCCCGGCCGCCCAGCAGCAGACCGCCCCGGTCCAGCAGCAGGCCCAGCCGGCCGCCCCGGTCCAGCAGGCCGCCCCCAAGGCCGCCCCGCAGACCCAGGGCACCGCCAAGCAGGAGCACCGCAAGGCCAAGCAGGCGCCCACCACCGGTGGCTACACCGTCAAGAGCGGTGACACCCTGAGCGCCATCGCGGCGGCCAACGGCACCACCGTCCAGTCGCTGTACGCGAAGAACGCCTCCGTCATCGGCGGCAACCCGGACCTGATCATGCCGGGCCAGGTCCTCAGCATCTGA
- a CDS encoding pyridoxine/pyridoxamine 5'-phosphate oxidase — translation MTDRRSELRELLYAHPAMARELPPAFDTAAVPDGPGELFADWLIGALRDGVPDAQTAVLATTGLDGAPDGRVVALRELDPEPGLWWFHADARSPKGRQLAADPRAALTFYWPALGRQVRVRGTVEAAPVERTAAAFRELSPKSRTAALVGRQSEPLAGPERFDRAWREADRELAGQPELVVAEYRQYGVRAVEVEFWQGSFDRRHQRLAYRRAGEGWRRELLWP, via the coding sequence ATGACGGACCGGCGCAGCGAACTGCGGGAGCTGCTGTACGCCCACCCGGCGATGGCGCGCGAGCTGCCGCCGGCCTTCGACACCGCGGCGGTGCCGGACGGGCCCGGCGAGCTGTTCGCCGACTGGCTGATCGGCGCGCTGCGCGACGGGGTGCCGGACGCGCAGACCGCCGTGCTGGCCACCACCGGGCTGGACGGTGCGCCGGACGGGCGGGTCGTCGCGCTGCGCGAGCTGGATCCGGAGCCCGGCCTCTGGTGGTTCCACGCGGACGCCCGCAGCCCCAAGGGCCGGCAGCTGGCCGCCGACCCGCGGGCGGCGCTCACCTTCTACTGGCCGGCCCTGGGCCGCCAGGTGCGGGTGCGGGGCACGGTCGAGGCGGCGCCGGTCGAGCGGACGGCCGCGGCCTTCCGGGAGCTGAGCCCGAAGAGCCGGACGGCGGCGCTGGTCGGGCGGCAGAGCGAGCCGCTGGCCGGGCCGGAGCGGTTCGACCGGGCCTGGCGGGAGGCGGACCGGGAGCTGGCCGGGCAACCGGAGCTGGTGGTGGCCGAGTACCGGCAGTACGGGGTGCGGGCGGTGGAGGTGGAGTTCTGGCAGGGCTCCTTCGACCGCCGGCACCAGCGGCTGGCCTACCGGCGGGCGGGCGAGGGGTGGCGGCGGGAGCTGCTCTGGCCGTGA
- a CDS encoding pseudouridine synthase: MRRRGTPTPAPLPQRRGVDPVRMRLPLDGEWATVAEYLAHRLPARLGERLDEMVRGGEIVATDGPIDARTPYRPGTSVWFHRDLPPEVPVPFPLDVLHRDERLVVLDKPHFLATMPRGSHVVETALSRLRDELDLPALVPAHRLDRLTAGLVMFVADPAARGAYQTLFRDRLVRKEYRAVAPYRADLELPVTVRSRMVKVPGELAAWEEPGEVNAVSEVELLERRGDLALYRLLPHTGRTHQLRLHMCSLGVPITNDPIYPQVLPATVPDDFSAPLQLLAVGLDFTDPITGRELSLRSRRTLSAWEA; the protein is encoded by the coding sequence ATGAGACGCCGCGGCACGCCCACCCCCGCCCCCCTGCCGCAACGCCGCGGGGTGGACCCGGTGCGGATGCGGCTGCCGCTGGACGGCGAGTGGGCCACCGTCGCCGAGTACCTGGCGCACCGGCTGCCCGCGCGGCTCGGCGAGCGGCTGGACGAGATGGTGCGCGGCGGCGAGATCGTCGCCACCGACGGCCCGATCGACGCCCGCACCCCCTACCGGCCCGGCACCAGCGTCTGGTTCCACCGCGACCTGCCGCCCGAGGTGCCGGTGCCGTTCCCGCTCGACGTGCTGCACCGCGACGAGCGGCTGGTGGTGCTGGACAAGCCGCACTTCCTGGCCACCATGCCGCGCGGCAGCCACGTGGTGGAGACGGCGCTCTCCCGGCTGCGCGACGAGCTGGACCTGCCCGCGCTGGTGCCCGCGCACCGGCTGGACCGGCTGACCGCCGGACTGGTGATGTTCGTCGCCGACCCGGCGGCCCGCGGCGCCTACCAGACGCTCTTCCGGGACCGGCTGGTGCGCAAGGAGTACCGGGCCGTCGCGCCCTACCGGGCCGACCTGGAGCTGCCGGTCACCGTGCGCAGCCGGATGGTCAAGGTGCCCGGCGAGCTGGCGGCGTGGGAGGAGCCGGGCGAGGTGAACGCGGTCAGCGAGGTCGAGCTGCTGGAGCGGCGCGGCGACCTGGCCCTCTACCGGCTGCTGCCGCACACCGGGCGCACCCACCAGCTGCGGCTGCACATGTGCTCGCTCGGCGTGCCGATCACCAACGACCCGATCTACCCGCAGGTGCTGCCGGCCACCGTGCCGGACGACTTCTCCGCACCGCTGCAGCTGCTGGCCGTCGGCCTGGACTTCACCGACCCGATCACCGGCCGCGAGCTGAGCCTGCGCTCGCGCCGCACCCTGAGCGCCTGGGAGGCGTGA
- a CDS encoding serine hydrolase domain-containing protein, producing the protein MPDVSDELPSLELLPQTRRALLHRVAVGQADGRAPSLIGAVLRGGQLVWSGARSMIEGHAPDANVQFRIGSITKTFTAVLVLRLRDEGLLDLADPLEQHLPGTAAGRATVRELLGHSAGLTAEPPGPWWERAHWAARPEPGELLEEQPFRYPAGERFRYSNPGYALLGALVERLRGEPWAEVLRQELLEPLGMTRTTLLPQAPHAGGFAVHPWADVMMPEPLTDTGPMAPAGQLWSTAADLIRFAAFLCGGNEKVLAPETLAEMRRPAVAPEGDWTSCYGLGLQLRREHGRLLFGHAGSVPGFLAGLWVCEEEDVAAVALTNTTSGAAAGTVAADLVRIVAEQEPRFPEPWRPVIEVAPELLAATGPWFWGPAPLTLHLLSCGELELREAGRAGGRTRFQREADGSWTAQDGYFAGEPLRMVPAVDGSLSHLDLGGLVLTRQPYGPAGVVPGGLDPKGWHLG; encoded by the coding sequence ATGCCGGATGTGTCGGACGAGTTGCCGTCCCTGGAACTGCTGCCCCAGACCCGTCGGGCGCTCCTGCACCGGGTGGCCGTCGGTCAGGCGGACGGCCGGGCGCCGTCGCTGATCGGTGCCGTGCTGCGCGGCGGGCAGCTGGTGTGGTCCGGGGCCCGCAGCATGATCGAGGGTCACGCGCCCGATGCCAACGTGCAGTTCCGGATCGGTTCGATCACCAAGACCTTCACCGCGGTGCTGGTGCTGCGGCTGCGCGACGAGGGCCTGCTCGACCTGGCCGACCCGCTGGAGCAGCACCTGCCGGGCACCGCGGCCGGCCGGGCGACGGTGCGGGAACTGCTCGGCCACTCGGCCGGGCTCACCGCTGAACCGCCCGGACCCTGGTGGGAGCGGGCCCACTGGGCGGCCCGGCCCGAGCCCGGCGAGCTGCTGGAGGAGCAGCCGTTCCGCTATCCGGCGGGCGAGCGGTTCCGCTACTCCAACCCGGGCTACGCGCTGCTCGGCGCGCTGGTGGAGCGGCTGCGCGGGGAGCCCTGGGCGGAGGTGCTGCGCCAGGAGCTGCTGGAGCCGCTGGGCATGACCCGCACCACGCTGCTGCCGCAGGCCCCGCACGCCGGCGGTTTCGCGGTGCACCCGTGGGCGGACGTGATGATGCCCGAGCCGCTCACCGACACCGGGCCGATGGCGCCGGCCGGGCAACTCTGGTCCACCGCCGCCGACTTGATCCGGTTCGCCGCGTTCCTGTGCGGCGGGAACGAGAAGGTGCTCGCGCCGGAGACGCTGGCCGAGATGCGCCGCCCGGCGGTCGCGCCGGAGGGCGACTGGACCAGTTGCTACGGGCTCGGCCTGCAGCTGCGCCGGGAGCACGGGCGGCTGCTCTTCGGCCACGCGGGTTCGGTGCCCGGCTTCCTGGCGGGCCTGTGGGTCTGCGAGGAGGAGGACGTGGCGGCGGTCGCGCTGACCAACACCACGTCAGGTGCCGCCGCCGGCACGGTCGCCGCCGACCTGGTGCGGATCGTCGCCGAGCAGGAGCCGCGGTTCCCCGAGCCCTGGCGGCCCGTCATCGAGGTGGCGCCGGAGCTGCTGGCGGCGACCGGGCCGTGGTTCTGGGGGCCGGCGCCGCTCACCCTGCACCTGCTCTCCTGCGGGGAGCTGGAGCTGCGGGAGGCGGGCCGGGCGGGCGGCCGGACCAGGTTCCAGCGCGAGGCGGACGGCAGCTGGACGGCGCAGGACGGCTACTTCGCCGGCGAGCCGCTGCGGATGGTGCCGGCCGTCGACGGCTCGCTCTCGCACCTCGACCTGGGCGGCCTGGTGCTGACCCGGCAGCCGTACGGTCCGGCCGGGGTGGTCCCCGGCGGGCTGGACCCGAAGGGCTGGCACCTGGGCTGA
- a CDS encoding LysM peptidoglycan-binding domain-containing protein → MSVNGRPTLPSRAAMKRAVAVAVLAGVGAGLPLIAAGGASAATPEHRAPQHHSVQQHHHAAQHAAPVQQAAAPVRTAPQAAPVAQQQAAPASYTVVSGDTLSKIATSHSVQGGWQSLFELNKSVLPHGPNMIFPGQHLSLGGHQQAAAPAVQQQSAPVQQQSAPATDSSSSANSAGSDNSGNSGGGSSQQSAPAAQTAVTASTDSSAGSLQALAASIVPADQLASFDQIISHESGWSVTATNPSSGAYGLPQALPGNKMASAGADWQTNPATQIKWALQYMNDTYGSPNAAWAFWQTHSAY, encoded by the coding sequence ATGTCCGTCAACGGTCGTCCCACCCTGCCCAGCCGCGCCGCCATGAAGCGCGCGGTCGCCGTCGCCGTCCTCGCCGGTGTCGGCGCCGGTCTGCCGCTGATCGCCGCCGGTGGCGCCAGCGCCGCCACCCCCGAGCACCGCGCGCCGCAGCACCACTCGGTGCAGCAGCACCACCACGCCGCCCAGCACGCCGCCCCGGTGCAGCAGGCCGCCGCGCCGGTGCGCACCGCCCCGCAGGCCGCCCCGGTGGCCCAGCAGCAGGCCGCCCCCGCGTCCTACACCGTCGTCTCCGGCGACACCCTGTCCAAGATCGCCACCTCGCACAGCGTGCAGGGCGGCTGGCAGTCGCTGTTCGAGCTGAACAAGTCGGTGCTGCCGCACGGCCCGAACATGATCTTCCCCGGCCAGCACCTGTCGCTGGGTGGCCACCAGCAGGCCGCCGCCCCGGCGGTGCAGCAGCAGAGCGCCCCGGTGCAGCAGCAGTCCGCGCCCGCCACGGACTCGTCCAGCTCCGCCAACTCCGCCGGCTCCGACAACTCGGGCAACTCCGGCGGCGGCTCCTCGCAGCAGTCGGCCCCGGCCGCCCAGACCGCCGTGACCGCCTCGACCGACTCCTCGGCGGGCTCGCTGCAGGCGCTGGCCGCGTCCATCGTCCCGGCCGACCAGCTGGCCTCCTTCGACCAGATCATCAGCCACGAGAGCGGCTGGAGCGTCACCGCGACCAACCCGAGCTCCGGCGCCTACGGCCTGCCGCAGGCCCTGCCCGGCAACAAGATGGCCTCGGCCGGCGCCGACTGGCAGACCAACCCGGCGACCCAGATCAAGTGGGCGCTGCAGTACATGAACGACACCTACGGCAGCCCGAACGCCGCCTGGGCGTTCTGGCAGACCCACTCGGCGTACTGA
- a CDS encoding MarR family winged helix-turn-helix transcriptional regulator translates to MSGRDASIETIQRELTAFARRARHKASQMHPGLTLVMYSMLDLMNERGGCRAADLAAHFLLDKSTVSRQVSALEKLGLVSREVDPEDHRGQILRPSEAGLVLLREAYEVRRQSFTERFTGWSDADLADLARHLVRYGEAD, encoded by the coding sequence TTGTCCGGCCGAGACGCCTCGATCGAGACCATCCAGCGCGAGCTGACCGCGTTCGCCCGCCGGGCCCGGCACAAGGCCTCGCAGATGCACCCGGGGCTGACCCTGGTGATGTACAGCATGCTCGACCTGATGAACGAGCGCGGCGGCTGCCGGGCGGCCGACCTCGCCGCCCACTTCCTGCTCGACAAGTCGACGGTGAGCCGGCAGGTGAGCGCCCTGGAGAAGCTCGGGCTGGTCAGCCGCGAGGTCGACCCGGAGGACCACCGGGGCCAGATCCTGCGGCCCAGCGAGGCCGGGCTGGTGCTCCTGCGGGAGGCCTACGAGGTGCGGCGGCAGTCCTTCACCGAGCGGTTCACCGGGTGGAGCGACGCCGACCTCGCCGACCTGGCCCGCCACCTGGTCCGCTACGGCGAGGCGGACTGA
- a CDS encoding LLM class flavin-dependent oxidoreductase, producing MSLEPPRWRAHGGGAVLQTALRAEQLGLDYLLMSDHLLASEGGANLDPLITLAAVAGATARIRLATSILALPYRHPLVVAQQAAALDVISGGRFTLGVGTGWDPAEFAALGLEVRHRGARTDEALELLRALWSGPPVTHTGRFTSFDGVVPATAPRAKGGPDIWIGGQSDAALRRALRFGDGWHGGVSTPEQVREVRERLARFGEEFYRDPGELTLSTVCFVVPPGFEPEVPLPGEPLGGPGASSGQLLDALGRLGEAGLSMVSLWLPLGPLRLVEALEWVANDLLEPLRRRFG from the coding sequence GTGTCACTGGAGCCCCCGCGCTGGCGGGCCCACGGGGGCGGGGCGGTGCTGCAGACCGCACTGCGGGCCGAGCAGCTCGGCCTCGACTACCTGCTGATGTCCGACCACCTGCTGGCCAGCGAGGGCGGCGCCAACCTCGACCCGCTGATCACGCTCGCCGCGGTGGCCGGCGCGACCGCCCGGATCCGGCTGGCCACCAGCATCCTGGCCCTGCCCTACCGCCACCCCCTGGTGGTCGCCCAGCAGGCCGCCGCCCTGGACGTGATCTCCGGCGGCCGGTTCACCCTCGGCGTCGGCACCGGCTGGGACCCGGCGGAGTTCGCCGCGCTCGGGCTGGAGGTGCGCCACCGCGGCGCCCGCACCGACGAGGCGCTGGAGCTGCTGCGCGCGCTCTGGTCCGGCCCGCCGGTCACCCACACCGGCCGGTTCACCAGCTTCGACGGGGTGGTCCCGGCAACCGCCCCACGGGCGAAGGGCGGCCCGGACATCTGGATCGGCGGTCAGAGCGACGCCGCGCTGCGCCGCGCCCTGCGGTTCGGCGACGGCTGGCACGGCGGCGTCAGCACGCCCGAGCAGGTGCGCGAGGTGCGCGAGCGGCTCGCCCGGTTCGGCGAGGAGTTCTACCGCGACCCGGGCGAGCTGACCCTCTCCACCGTCTGCTTCGTCGTCCCGCCCGGCTTCGAGCCCGAGGTGCCGCTGCCCGGCGAGCCCCTCGGCGGCCCCGGCGCGAGCAGCGGCCAGCTGTTGGACGCGCTCGGGCGGCTCGGCGAGGCCGGGCTGTCGATGGTCTCGCTCTGGCTGCCGCTCGGACCGCTGCGGCTGGTCGAGGCGCTGGAGTGGGTGGCGAACGACCTGCTGGAGCCGCTGCGCCGCCGGTTCGGCTGA
- a CDS encoding methylated-DNA--[protein]-cysteine S-methyltransferase translates to MTSTVHTTVDSPIGPLLLVGERSATAPGGLLLHSLSMTGQKRAATVGPDWTEDPAAFAAVAEQLAQYFAGEREEFEIELRATGTEFQQRVWAAVDTVPYGATTSYGKLAEQIGAPRAAVRAVGMAIGANPLLIVRPCHRIVGSTGALTGYAGGLERKEYLLTREGALG, encoded by the coding sequence GTGACCAGCACCGTCCACACCACCGTCGACAGCCCGATCGGTCCGCTGCTGCTGGTCGGCGAGCGCTCCGCGACCGCGCCCGGCGGCCTGCTGCTGCACTCGCTCTCGATGACCGGCCAGAAGCGCGCCGCCACCGTCGGGCCGGACTGGACCGAGGACCCGGCGGCGTTCGCGGCCGTCGCCGAACAGCTGGCGCAGTACTTCGCCGGGGAGCGCGAGGAGTTCGAGATCGAGCTGCGCGCCACCGGCACCGAGTTCCAGCAGCGGGTCTGGGCGGCGGTCGACACCGTCCCGTACGGCGCGACCACCAGCTACGGCAAGCTCGCCGAGCAGATCGGCGCGCCCCGCGCGGCCGTGCGGGCGGTGGGCATGGCGATCGGGGCGAACCCGCTGCTGATCGTCCGGCCCTGCCACCGGATCGTCGGCTCGACCGGCGCGCTCACCGGCTACGCGGGCGGGCTGGAGCGCAAGGAGTACCTGCTCACCCGCGAGGGCGCGCTCGGCTGA
- a CDS encoding PPOX class F420-dependent oxidoreductase — translation MTALSLTPEFLAFWTERHICTLTTLRPDGTPHVVPVGATFDPETGIARVITSAGSRKARNVAAAGAAGALVSLCQVDGGRWGTLEGRAVLRDEPAEVADAERRYAERYRTPRPNPERVVIEIAVTRTLGRGVSPKAAVAAD, via the coding sequence ATGACCGCCCTCTCCCTCACGCCTGAGTTCCTCGCGTTCTGGACCGAGCGCCACATCTGCACCCTCACCACCCTGCGCCCCGACGGCACGCCGCACGTGGTGCCGGTCGGCGCGACCTTCGACCCGGAGACCGGCATCGCGCGGGTGATCACCAGCGCCGGCAGCCGCAAGGCGCGCAACGTCGCGGCGGCCGGTGCGGCCGGTGCGCTGGTGTCGCTCTGTCAGGTGGACGGCGGGCGCTGGGGGACGCTGGAGGGGCGGGCCGTGCTGCGCGACGAGCCGGCCGAGGTGGCGGACGCCGAGCGCCGCTACGCCGAGCGCTACCGCACGCCCCGGCCGAACCCGGAGCGCGTGGTGATCGAGATCGCGGTGACCCGCACCCTCGGCCGCGGGGTCAGCCCCAAGGCCGCGGTGGCCGCCGACTGA
- a CDS encoding phosphatidylinositol-specific phospholipase C: MDLIGRQPTRRTLLGGGLALGLTAALGVGRARAADLPGGADWMGALPDGAPLARLTVPGTHDTCSLYGGPITQCQTLSVPDQLAAGVRFLDMRCRTINGVFAIHHSQFFQNIFFGDVLNDCQAFLAQHPGETVLMRVKQEYSTVSDADFAAIFDSYQSRWPGLIWSQGRVPALGEVRGRVVLLADNGGLPGIGWNGPLVDLEDDYQIGTVFDIAGRKWPEASAHFDAARAAGDPQRLFITFTSSSGWGLWPRQAADAMAPHLAGYLAGLDRSARPVLGTVPMDFVTPGSPAAWYGLNFG, encoded by the coding sequence ATGGATCTGATCGGACGTCAGCCGACCCGCCGCACCCTGCTGGGCGGCGGCCTCGCGCTCGGCCTCACGGCAGCGCTCGGAGTCGGCCGCGCCCGGGCGGCCGACCTGCCCGGCGGCGCCGACTGGATGGGCGCGCTCCCCGACGGCGCGCCGCTGGCCCGGCTGACCGTCCCCGGCACGCACGACACCTGCTCGCTCTACGGCGGCCCGATCACCCAGTGCCAGACGCTCTCCGTGCCGGACCAACTCGCCGCCGGCGTCCGGTTCCTGGACATGCGCTGCCGGACGATCAACGGCGTGTTCGCGATCCACCACTCACAGTTCTTCCAGAACATCTTCTTCGGCGACGTGCTGAACGACTGCCAGGCCTTCCTCGCCCAACACCCGGGCGAGACGGTGCTGATGCGGGTCAAGCAGGAGTACTCCACCGTCTCCGACGCCGACTTCGCCGCGATCTTCGACAGCTACCAGAGTCGCTGGCCCGGCCTGATCTGGTCCCAGGGCCGGGTTCCCGCCCTCGGTGAGGTACGCGGCCGGGTGGTGCTGCTGGCCGACAACGGCGGTCTGCCGGGCATCGGTTGGAACGGCCCGCTGGTCGACCTGGAGGACGACTACCAGATCGGCACCGTCTTCGACATCGCCGGGCGCAAGTGGCCCGAGGCGTCCGCGCACTTCGACGCCGCCCGGGCGGCCGGCGACCCGCAGCGCCTCTTCATCACCTTCACCTCCTCCTCCGGCTGGGGCCTGTGGCCGCGCCAGGCCGCCGACGCGATGGCCCCGCACCTGGCCGGCTACCTGGCCGGGCTGGACCGCTCGGCCCGCCCGGTGCTCGGCACGGTGCCGATGGACTTCGTCACCCCGGGCTCGCCGGCCGCCTGGTACGGCCTCAACTTCGGCTAG
- a CDS encoding RICIN domain-containing protein yields the protein MTRLRSSAVVVPLLALAATVATPAPQALGEPAAPVSARPGTIVTAGVRCVDVAWSETTDGDDIRQWDCNDTDAQQFSIEPNPNGTMEIRTSFGKCVDVQKRSPEDGTRIQQYTCNHTPAQEFTFRPVAGQQSVQIVTFAGKCFTVAGNLASNGSPLAQEPCDEDEDLSQRFLIG from the coding sequence GTGACCCGACTCCGCTCCTCCGCCGTGGTCGTTCCGCTCCTCGCCCTGGCCGCCACCGTGGCGACACCGGCGCCCCAGGCGCTCGGCGAACCGGCCGCGCCGGTGTCGGCCCGGCCGGGAACGATCGTCACAGCGGGCGTCCGGTGCGTGGACGTCGCCTGGAGCGAGACCACCGACGGCGACGACATCCGCCAGTGGGACTGCAACGACACCGACGCCCAGCAGTTCTCCATCGAGCCCAACCCCAACGGCACGATGGAGATCCGCACCTCCTTCGGCAAGTGCGTGGACGTGCAGAAGCGCAGCCCCGAGGACGGCACCCGGATCCAGCAGTACACCTGCAACCACACCCCCGCCCAGGAGTTCACCTTCCGCCCGGTGGCCGGGCAGCAGTCGGTGCAGATCGTCACCTTCGCCGGCAAGTGCTTCACCGTTGCCGGGAACCTCGCGTCCAACGGCTCCCCGCTCGCGCAGGAGCCCTGCGACGAGGACGAGGACCTCTCCCAGCGCTTCCTGATCGGCTAG